A window from Sinanaerobacter sp. ZZT-01 encodes these proteins:
- a CDS encoding ATP-dependent nuclease, translated as MYLSSLRIKNFRCFNDDEHIINFNPGLTVLVGENDSGKSAIMDAIRIVLGTTDFGWIRIETNDFFNEDISREISISCKFTSLTPDEQAYFLECLTYEKKGAVNTPCLYLHWKCKYLLSFKPPRPVSSFSTGKDGNGPAPSSEARELLRITYLRALRDAYSDMQAGRHSRLSQIVQNIPGLNQGKSEFQDGMDIHELSLVGITNLSNNLLAAHPSLKSINDDMTEILGKQMLLKKDIIKTRFEVAGSNSNDLQKTLALLEKLDLAVDKNASAMQGKVGLGTSNIMSMACELLLHKEAETEKKSSFLLIEEPEAHVHAQRQLKLIQSLENEAESKQQQIIITTHSPLLASVVKIDNIVMVKEGQVLPLAKGHTMLDDDDYRYLEKYLDATKANLFFARSVIIVEGPGEALLLPTIAKLLGCSFTDFGTSLVDVRSTGLRRYARIFQRSNIDDTWGIKVACVTDRDVMPNCAPGICIDEKYTLDPSTWPKKEDRNWRAEADFTLEEATSHLKNIKQKADGQQVVTYIADHWTLEYDLAFAGLSHSKMQEALIRALVKVSYAKQNWDKKTDDIKTAIKALPTLEDRSSYFYKYFAKKTASKADFAQQFAFELEDAFTGNVSELKSMLPSYLVDAIEYVAGE; from the coding sequence ATGTATTTGTCTTCATTACGAATAAAAAATTTTCGATGTTTTAATGATGATGAGCACATCATTAATTTTAATCCAGGTTTAACTGTTTTGGTAGGAGAAAATGACTCAGGTAAATCGGCTATAATGGACGCTATCAGAATTGTACTTGGAACAACAGATTTCGGCTGGATTCGTATAGAAACAAATGACTTTTTTAATGAGGACATCTCTCGAGAAATTAGTATTAGTTGTAAATTCACTAGTTTGACCCCAGATGAGCAAGCCTACTTCTTGGAATGCTTGACATATGAAAAGAAAGGAGCAGTAAATACGCCTTGTTTGTATTTGCACTGGAAATGTAAATATTTATTATCATTTAAACCACCCAGGCCAGTTTCTTCATTTTCTACAGGTAAGGATGGTAATGGCCCTGCCCCATCCTCGGAAGCTCGTGAGCTGCTACGTATTACATATTTAAGAGCCCTGCGTGATGCTTATAGTGATATGCAAGCCGGAAGGCATTCACGTTTATCTCAGATTGTCCAAAACATACCGGGTTTAAATCAAGGAAAAAGTGAGTTTCAAGACGGAATGGATATACATGAATTGTCATTGGTAGGTATTACAAACTTATCAAACAATTTGTTGGCAGCTCATCCCTCTCTTAAGTCAATAAATGATGATATGACAGAAATATTAGGTAAGCAAATGCTCCTAAAAAAAGATATCATCAAAACAAGATTTGAGGTGGCAGGTTCCAATAGCAATGATCTTCAAAAGACATTGGCTCTTTTAGAAAAACTTGACTTGGCGGTCGATAAAAATGCAAGTGCTATGCAAGGTAAAGTTGGATTGGGCACGAGTAATATTATGAGTATGGCATGTGAACTACTTTTACATAAAGAAGCTGAAACGGAAAAGAAATCATCGTTCCTACTTATTGAGGAGCCGGAAGCTCATGTGCATGCCCAGCGGCAACTAAAGTTAATTCAGTCTCTTGAAAATGAAGCAGAAAGCAAGCAACAACAGATAATTATTACAACACATTCACCATTGTTAGCTTCTGTGGTAAAAATAGATAATATTGTAATGGTAAAAGAAGGGCAAGTGCTTCCATTGGCAAAAGGTCATACAATGTTGGATGATGATGATTATAGGTATTTGGAAAAGTATTTGGATGCTACAAAAGCCAACTTGTTTTTTGCACGAAGTGTAATTATTGTAGAAGGGCCTGGAGAAGCTCTGTTACTTCCCACCATAGCCAAATTATTAGGATGTAGCTTTACGGATTTCGGAACTTCATTAGTTGATGTTAGAAGTACAGGTCTGCGTCGCTATGCAAGAATATTCCAACGTTCCAATATTGATGATACTTGGGGCATTAAAGTTGCCTGTGTTACTGATAGAGATGTTATGCCGAACTGTGCTCCTGGTATTTGTATTGACGAAAAGTATACGCTAGATCCGTCAACATGGCCGAAAAAGGAAGACCGTAATTGGAGAGCAGAAGCGGATTTTACGTTGGAAGAAGCGACCTCTCATCTTAAGAATATAAAGCAAAAAGCAGATGGACAACAGGTTGTAACATACATTGCAGATCACTGGACTTTGGAGTATGACTTGGCTTTTGCAGGCTTAAGTCATAGTAAAATGCAAGAGGCTTTAATTAGGGCATTAGTTAAAGTAAGCTACGCTAAGCAAAATTGGGATAAAAAAACAGATGATATTAAGACAGCAATCAAAGCATTACCTACGTTAGAGGATAGGTCCTCTTATTTCTATAAATATTTTGCGAAGAAGACCGCATCTAAAGCGGATTTTGCACAACAGTTTGCATTTGAACTTGAAGATGCTTTCACAGGAAATGTAAGTGAGTTAAAATCTATGTTGCCAAGTTATCTAGTGGATGCAATAGAATACGTTGCAGGGGAATAA
- a CDS encoding ATP-binding protein, which translates to MNIQDLTEQVAKLISLKQEGDHWDFKREWYINKADLLHDIICMANNLSSQDGLIIIGVDEERDYEIQEMVDDSNRKKTQDLVSFLRDKKFAGGIRPTVTVQSILLSEKSIDVIVIHNDRNTPYYLTEQYQGVYANNIYVRIMDTNTPKNSSADINIIETLWKKRFGIDATALERVILYLQSPSDWVDSADESRRYYKYAPEFVIERVSAADDRDGYEFYLFGQYDSRPHWYDINLYYHQTLLDSLGGAALDGGRYFTATPKIEGLSLDGNRMDWDISYKYLIKESIEYIVHKFYITDDMDEEQTSRRRFLECILIFESEIEKVRFDKFVKENYANYNADDFEGMLPHFPNIEGYVMSAFKKDYLNALILKKMLDDFRATF; encoded by the coding sequence ATGAATATACAAGATTTAACCGAGCAGGTTGCCAAATTGATTTCCTTAAAACAAGAAGGAGACCATTGGGATTTTAAACGGGAATGGTATATCAACAAGGCGGATCTTCTGCATGATATTATTTGTATGGCAAATAATTTATCAAGTCAAGACGGCTTGATTATTATCGGTGTTGATGAAGAAAGAGATTATGAGATACAAGAAATGGTAGATGATTCTAACCGGAAGAAAACACAAGATTTAGTATCTTTTTTGCGTGACAAGAAATTCGCCGGTGGAATCAGACCCACTGTTACAGTCCAATCAATTCTTTTATCTGAAAAATCTATTGATGTAATAGTCATACATAATGATCGCAATACTCCGTATTATTTGACGGAACAATATCAGGGAGTTTATGCAAATAACATATATGTTCGCATTATGGATACCAATACGCCGAAAAACTCTTCGGCTGACATTAATATTATTGAAACTCTTTGGAAGAAGCGTTTTGGAATAGATGCGACAGCACTTGAACGTGTCATTCTGTATTTGCAAAGTCCATCAGATTGGGTTGACTCGGCTGATGAATCCAGAAGGTATTATAAGTACGCACCGGAATTTGTAATAGAACGGGTCTCGGCTGCAGATGACAGGGACGGTTATGAGTTCTATCTGTTTGGGCAATATGATAGTCGTCCTCACTGGTATGATATCAATCTCTATTATCATCAAACATTATTAGATTCTTTGGGAGGAGCAGCATTAGATGGAGGCCGATATTTCACGGCTACTCCTAAAATAGAAGGGCTATCTTTAGACGGAAATAGAATGGATTGGGATATTAGTTACAAGTATCTCATTAAAGAGTCAATAGAGTATATCGTTCATAAATTTTATATTACTGATGACATGGATGAGGAACAAACATCAAGGAGACGTTTCTTAGAGTGCATACTTATCTTTGAATCAGAGATTGAGAAGGTAAGATTTGATAAATTTGTGAAAGAAAATTATGCTAACTATAATGCTGATGATTTTGAAGGTATGCTTCCACATTTTCCTAATATAGAGGGATATGTAATGAGTGCTTTTAAAAAAGATTATTTAAATGCACTTATTTTGAAAAAAATGTTAGATGACTTTAGGGCCACTTTTTGA